One Malaclemys terrapin pileata isolate rMalTer1 chromosome 21, rMalTer1.hap1, whole genome shotgun sequence DNA window includes the following coding sequences:
- the CLK2 gene encoding dual specificity protein kinase CLK2 isoform X1, with amino-acid sequence MPHSRRYRSSERSSRGSYHERYRSRKHKRRRTRSRSSSSERDRRHRREDSYHVRSRSYDDHSSDRRAYDRRYCDSYRRNDYSRERGEAYYETEYRHSYEYRRSRDHDGSYRSCKSSRRNKHRRRRRRSRSFSRSSSQRSRQSSRRAKSVEDDDEGHLIYRVGDWLQERYEIISTLGEGTFGRVVQCVDHRRGGARVALKIIKNVEKYKEAARLEINVLEKINEKDPENKNLCVQMFDWFDYHGHMCISFELLGLSTFDFLKDNNYLPYPIHQVRHMAYQVCQAVKFLHDNKLTHTDLKPENILFVNSDYELTYNLEKKRDERSVKSTAIRVVDFGSATFDHEHHSTIVSTRHYRAPEVLLELGWTQPCDVWSIGCIVFEYYVGFTLFQTHDNREHLAMMERILGPIPSRMIRKTRKQKYFYHGRLDWDENTSAGRYVRENCKPLRRYLTSEAEDHHHLFDLIESMLEYEPSKRITLAEALKHPFFDMLKTEPSTKVWDSSRDISR; translated from the exons ATGCCTCACTCCAGAAGGTACCGCTCGTCGGAGCGCAGCAGCCGAGGCAGCTATCACGAGCGCTACAGAAGCCGCAAGCACAAGAGGCGGCGGACGCGGTCCCGGTCAAGCAGCAGTGAGCGTGACCGGCGGCACCGGCGGGAAGACAGTTACCACGTTCGCTCCAGGAG ctatGACGACCACTCTTCGGACAGGAGAGCCTATGACAGGCGCTACTGTGACAGCTACAGGCGGAATGACTACAGCCGTGAACGAGGGGAAGCCTACTACGAAACTGAGTACCGCCACTCTTATGAGTACCGGCGCTCCCGGGACCATGACGGCAGCTACCGGAGCTGCAAAAGCAGCCGGCGTAATAAACACAGGCGGAGACGGCGCCGCAGCCGGTCCTTTAGCCGCTCCTCATCG CAGCGGAGTCGACAGAGCAGCAGAAGGGCCAAGAGTGTGGAGGACGACGACGAGGGGCATCTGATCTATCGCGTCGGCGACTGGCTACAAGAAAGAT atGAGATTATTAGCACCTTAGGGGAAGGCACGTTTGGCAGAGTGGTGCAGTGTGTGGATCACCGGAG aggggGCGCACGCGTCGCCCTAAAAATCATAAAAAACGTGGAGAAATATAAAGAGGCTGCTCGGCTGGAGATTAACGTGCTGGAGAAAATCAATGAGAAGGATCCAGAGAATAAGAA CCTGTGTGTGCAGATGTTTGACTGGTTTGATTACCACGGCCACATGTGCATCTCCTTTGAACTGCTGGGGCTCAGCACCTTTGACTTTCTGAAGGACAACAACTACCTGCCCTACCCGATCCACCAAGTGCGGCATATGGCTTACCAGGTGTGCCAGGCTGTGAAAT TTCTGCATGACAATAAACTCACTCACACGGACCTCAAACCCGAGAACATCCTCTTTGTGAACTCGGATTATGAACTCACCTATAATCTGGAAAAG AAGCGAGATGAGCGGAGCGTGAAGAGCACGGCCATCAGAGTGGTTGATTTTGGCAGTGCAACGTTTGATCATGAGCATCACAGCACCATTGTCTCCACCAGGCACTACCGAGCCCCAGAGGTCCTACTGG AACTCGGCTGGACCCAGCCCTGTGACGTGTGGAGCATCGGCTGCATTGTCTTCGAGTATTATGTGGGCTTCACCCTGTTCCAG ACTCATGACAACCGGGAGCATCTGGCCATGATGGAGAGGATCCTGGGTCCGATTCCTTCCCGGATGATCCGAAAGACCAG GAAGCAGAAATATTTCTACCATGGTCGCTTGGATTGGGACGAGAACACCTCTGCAGGCCGCTATGTCCGGGAGAACTGCAAACCACTGCGG AGATACCTGACCTCTGAGGCTGAGGACCACCACCATCTCTTCGACCTCATCGAGAGCATGCTGGAGTATGAGCCGTCAAAGCGCATCACTCTGGCCGAGGCCCTCAAACACCCATTCTTCGACATGCTGAAAACAGAGCCAAGCACAAAAGTGTGGGACTCTAGCCGAGACATCAGCCGGTGA
- the CLK2 gene encoding dual specificity protein kinase CLK2 isoform X4: MLPSLSLSLSDEIISTLGEGTFGRVVQCVDHRRGGARVALKIIKNVEKYKEAARLEINVLEKINEKDPENKNLCVQMFDWFDYHGHMCISFELLGLSTFDFLKDNNYLPYPIHQVRHMAYQVCQAVKFLHDNKLTHTDLKPENILFVNSDYELTYNLEKKRDERSVKSTAIRVVDFGSATFDHEHHSTIVSTRHYRAPEVLLELGWTQPCDVWSIGCIVFEYYVGFTLFQTHDNREHLAMMERILGPIPSRMIRKTRKQKYFYHGRLDWDENTSAGRYVRENCKPLRRYLTSEAEDHHHLFDLIESMLEYEPSKRITLAEALKHPFFDMLKTEPSTKVWDSSRDISR, encoded by the exons ATgttgccttctctctctctctccctctcagatGAGATTATTAGCACCTTAGGGGAAGGCACGTTTGGCAGAGTGGTGCAGTGTGTGGATCACCGGAG aggggGCGCACGCGTCGCCCTAAAAATCATAAAAAACGTGGAGAAATATAAAGAGGCTGCTCGGCTGGAGATTAACGTGCTGGAGAAAATCAATGAGAAGGATCCAGAGAATAAGAA CCTGTGTGTGCAGATGTTTGACTGGTTTGATTACCACGGCCACATGTGCATCTCCTTTGAACTGCTGGGGCTCAGCACCTTTGACTTTCTGAAGGACAACAACTACCTGCCCTACCCGATCCACCAAGTGCGGCATATGGCTTACCAGGTGTGCCAGGCTGTGAAAT TTCTGCATGACAATAAACTCACTCACACGGACCTCAAACCCGAGAACATCCTCTTTGTGAACTCGGATTATGAACTCACCTATAATCTGGAAAAG AAGCGAGATGAGCGGAGCGTGAAGAGCACGGCCATCAGAGTGGTTGATTTTGGCAGTGCAACGTTTGATCATGAGCATCACAGCACCATTGTCTCCACCAGGCACTACCGAGCCCCAGAGGTCCTACTGG AACTCGGCTGGACCCAGCCCTGTGACGTGTGGAGCATCGGCTGCATTGTCTTCGAGTATTATGTGGGCTTCACCCTGTTCCAG ACTCATGACAACCGGGAGCATCTGGCCATGATGGAGAGGATCCTGGGTCCGATTCCTTCCCGGATGATCCGAAAGACCAG GAAGCAGAAATATTTCTACCATGGTCGCTTGGATTGGGACGAGAACACCTCTGCAGGCCGCTATGTCCGGGAGAACTGCAAACCACTGCGG AGATACCTGACCTCTGAGGCTGAGGACCACCACCATCTCTTCGACCTCATCGAGAGCATGCTGGAGTATGAGCCGTCAAAGCGCATCACTCTGGCCGAGGCCCTCAAACACCCATTCTTCGACATGCTGAAAACAGAGCCAAGCACAAAAGTGTGGGACTCTAGCCGAGACATCAGCCGGTGA
- the CLK2 gene encoding dual specificity protein kinase CLK2 isoform X5, which translates to MQHKPSTEYATLDVYNPFDNRGPPPPYQPQPGAQPTPPVTKVPQPPASAMQPPKKPSPPESKNYGSYGTQESTAAAAAAELLKRQEELNRKAEELDRRERELQNAALGNAAIRQNNWPPLPSFCPTKPCFYQDIPVEIPTEFQKTVSSMYYLWMASTVTLFLNFLASLAWFCVDPTAGSGFGLSILWVLLFTPCSFLCWYRPMYKAFRSDSSFNFFLFFFIFFVQDILYVLQAIGIPGSGFSGWIASLTVLRKNQAAAVIMILVAVFFTVVAVLGIIMLKRIHSLYRRTGASFQKAQEEFAAGVFSNQAVRTAAANAATGAASSAFRAQ; encoded by the exons ATGCAGCACAAGCCCAGCACGGAGTATGCCACGCTGGATGTGTACAACCCCTTCGATAACAGGGGG CCACCCCCTCCCtaccagccccagccaggggctcaGCCGACTCCACCAGTCACCAAAGTGCCCCAGCCGCCGGCCTCTGCCATGCAGCCCCCCAAGAAGCCAAGCCCCCCAGAGTCCAAAAACTACGGCTCCTATGGAACTCAG GAGTcgacagcagcagccgccgcagcTGAGCTGCTGAAGCGGCAGGAGGAGCTGAACCGGAAGGCGGAGGAGCTGGACAGGCGGGAGCGGGAGCTGCAGAACGCAGCTTTGGGCAATGCTGCAA TCAGACAAAACAATTGGCCTCCGCTGCCCTCCTTCTGCCCCACGAAGCCCTGCTTCTACCAGGACATCCCCGTGGAGATCCCCACGGAGTTCCAGAAAACAGTCTCCTCCATGTACTACCTCTGGATGG CCAGCACCGTGACTCTCTTCCTGAACttcttggcctccctggcctggtTCTGCGTGGATCCCACAGCTGGTTCGGGCTTTGGCCTCTCTATCCTCTGGGTTCTCCTCTTCACACCCTGCTCCTTCCTGTGTTGGTACAGGCCAATGTACAAAGCCTTCCG gAGCGACAGCTCGTTCAACTTCTTTCTGTTCTTTTTCATCTTCTTCGTCCAGGACATTCTGTATGTGCTGCAGGCCATCGGCATCCCAGGCTCGGGATTCAG TGGCTGGATAGCAAGTCTAACGGTGCTGAGGAAAAACCAGGCTGCTGCTGTGATCATGATCCTGGTGGCCGTGTTCTTCACGGTGGTGGCCGTGCTGGGGATCATCATGCTGAAGAGG ATCCACTCCTTGTACCGCCGGACGGGTGCCAGCTTCCAGAAGGCACAGGAGGAGTTTGCCGCAGGCGTCTTCTCAAACCAGGCGGTGCGCACGGCAGCCGCCAATGCCGCGACGGGGGCAGCGAGCAGTGCCTTCCGGGCGCAGTAG
- the CLK2 gene encoding dual specificity protein kinase CLK2 isoform X6 produces the protein MPHSRRYRSSERSSRGSYHERYRSRKHKRRRTRSRSSSSERDRRHRREDSYHVRSRSYDDHSSDRRAYDRRYCDSYRRNDYSRERGEAYYETEYRHSYEYRRSRDHDGSYRSCKSSRRNKHRRRRRRSRSFSRSSSQRSRQSSRRAKSVEDDDEGHLIYRVGDWLQERYEIISTLGEGTFGRVVQCVDHRRGGARVALKIIKNVEKYKEAARLEINVLEKINEKDPENKNLCVQMFDWFDYHGHMCISFELLGLSTFDFLKDNNYLPYPIHQVRHMAYQVCQAVKFLHDNKLTHTDLKPENILFVNSDYELTYNLEKKRDERSVKSTAIRVVDFGSATFDHEHHSTIVSTRHYRAPEVLLELGWTQPCDVWSIGCIVFEYYVGFTLFQTHDNREHLAMMERILGPIPSRMIRKTRKQKYFYHGRLDWDENTSAGRYVRENCKPLRDPAVMQHKPSTEYATLDVYNPFDNRGPPPPYQPQPGAQPTPPVTKVPQPPASAMQPPKKPSPPESKNYGSYGTQESTAAAAAAELLKRQEELNRKAEELDRRERELQNAALGNAAIRQNNWPPLPSFCPTKPCFYQDIPVEIPTEFQKTVSSMYYLWMASTVTLFLNFLASLAWFCVDPTAGSGFGLSILWVLLFTPCSFLCWYRPMYKAFRSDSSFNFFLFFFIFFVQDILYVLQAIGIPGSGFSGWIASLTVLRKNQAAAVIMILVAVFFTVVAVLGIIMLKRIHSLYRRTGASFQKAQEEFAAGVFSNQAVRTAAANAATGAASSAFRAQ, from the exons ATGCCTCACTCCAGAAGGTACCGCTCGTCGGAGCGCAGCAGCCGAGGCAGCTATCACGAGCGCTACAGAAGCCGCAAGCACAAGAGGCGGCGGACGCGGTCCCGGTCAAGCAGCAGTGAGCGTGACCGGCGGCACCGGCGGGAAGACAGTTACCACGTTCGCTCCAGGAG ctatGACGACCACTCTTCGGACAGGAGAGCCTATGACAGGCGCTACTGTGACAGCTACAGGCGGAATGACTACAGCCGTGAACGAGGGGAAGCCTACTACGAAACTGAGTACCGCCACTCTTATGAGTACCGGCGCTCCCGGGACCATGACGGCAGCTACCGGAGCTGCAAAAGCAGCCGGCGTAATAAACACAGGCGGAGACGGCGCCGCAGCCGGTCCTTTAGCCGCTCCTCATCG CAGCGGAGTCGACAGAGCAGCAGAAGGGCCAAGAGTGTGGAGGACGACGACGAGGGGCATCTGATCTATCGCGTCGGCGACTGGCTACAAGAAAGAT atGAGATTATTAGCACCTTAGGGGAAGGCACGTTTGGCAGAGTGGTGCAGTGTGTGGATCACCGGAG aggggGCGCACGCGTCGCCCTAAAAATCATAAAAAACGTGGAGAAATATAAAGAGGCTGCTCGGCTGGAGATTAACGTGCTGGAGAAAATCAATGAGAAGGATCCAGAGAATAAGAA CCTGTGTGTGCAGATGTTTGACTGGTTTGATTACCACGGCCACATGTGCATCTCCTTTGAACTGCTGGGGCTCAGCACCTTTGACTTTCTGAAGGACAACAACTACCTGCCCTACCCGATCCACCAAGTGCGGCATATGGCTTACCAGGTGTGCCAGGCTGTGAAAT TTCTGCATGACAATAAACTCACTCACACGGACCTCAAACCCGAGAACATCCTCTTTGTGAACTCGGATTATGAACTCACCTATAATCTGGAAAAG AAGCGAGATGAGCGGAGCGTGAAGAGCACGGCCATCAGAGTGGTTGATTTTGGCAGTGCAACGTTTGATCATGAGCATCACAGCACCATTGTCTCCACCAGGCACTACCGAGCCCCAGAGGTCCTACTGG AACTCGGCTGGACCCAGCCCTGTGACGTGTGGAGCATCGGCTGCATTGTCTTCGAGTATTATGTGGGCTTCACCCTGTTCCAG ACTCATGACAACCGGGAGCATCTGGCCATGATGGAGAGGATCCTGGGTCCGATTCCTTCCCGGATGATCCGAAAGACCAG GAAGCAGAAATATTTCTACCATGGTCGCTTGGATTGGGACGAGAACACCTCTGCAGGCCGCTATGTCCGGGAGAACTGCAAACCACTGCGG GATCCCGCTGTGATGCAGCACAAGCCCAGCACGGAGTATGCCACGCTGGATGTGTACAACCCCTTCGATAACAGGGGG CCACCCCCTCCCtaccagccccagccaggggctcaGCCGACTCCACCAGTCACCAAAGTGCCCCAGCCGCCGGCCTCTGCCATGCAGCCCCCCAAGAAGCCAAGCCCCCCAGAGTCCAAAAACTACGGCTCCTATGGAACTCAG GAGTcgacagcagcagccgccgcagcTGAGCTGCTGAAGCGGCAGGAGGAGCTGAACCGGAAGGCGGAGGAGCTGGACAGGCGGGAGCGGGAGCTGCAGAACGCAGCTTTGGGCAATGCTGCAA TCAGACAAAACAATTGGCCTCCGCTGCCCTCCTTCTGCCCCACGAAGCCCTGCTTCTACCAGGACATCCCCGTGGAGATCCCCACGGAGTTCCAGAAAACAGTCTCCTCCATGTACTACCTCTGGATGG CCAGCACCGTGACTCTCTTCCTGAACttcttggcctccctggcctggtTCTGCGTGGATCCCACAGCTGGTTCGGGCTTTGGCCTCTCTATCCTCTGGGTTCTCCTCTTCACACCCTGCTCCTTCCTGTGTTGGTACAGGCCAATGTACAAAGCCTTCCG gAGCGACAGCTCGTTCAACTTCTTTCTGTTCTTTTTCATCTTCTTCGTCCAGGACATTCTGTATGTGCTGCAGGCCATCGGCATCCCAGGCTCGGGATTCAG TGGCTGGATAGCAAGTCTAACGGTGCTGAGGAAAAACCAGGCTGCTGCTGTGATCATGATCCTGGTGGCCGTGTTCTTCACGGTGGTGGCCGTGCTGGGGATCATCATGCTGAAGAGG ATCCACTCCTTGTACCGCCGGACGGGTGCCAGCTTCCAGAAGGCACAGGAGGAGTTTGCCGCAGGCGTCTTCTCAAACCAGGCGGTGCGCACGGCAGCCGCCAATGCCGCGACGGGGGCAGCGAGCAGTGCCTTCCGGGCGCAGTAG
- the CLK2 gene encoding dual specificity protein kinase CLK2 isoform X3 codes for MAQNGANPFGEPDNPFQDPAVMQHKPSTEYATLDVYNPFDNRGPPPPYQPQPGAQPTPPVTKVPQPPASAMQPPKKPSPPESKNYGSYGTQESTAAAAAAELLKRQEELNRKAEELDRRERELQNAALGNAAIRQNNWPPLPSFCPTKPCFYQDIPVEIPTEFQKTVSSMYYLWMASTVTLFLNFLASLAWFCVDPTAGSGFGLSILWVLLFTPCSFLCWYRPMYKAFRSDSSFNFFLFFFIFFVQDILYVLQAIGIPGSGFSGWIASLTVLRKNQAAAVIMILVAVFFTVVAVLGIIMLKRIHSLYRRTGASFQKAQEEFAAGVFSNQAVRTAAANAATGAASSAFRAQ; via the exons ATGGCCCAGAACGGGGCGAACCCCTTCGGGGAGCCCGACAACCCCTTCCAG GATCCCGCTGTGATGCAGCACAAGCCCAGCACGGAGTATGCCACGCTGGATGTGTACAACCCCTTCGATAACAGGGGG CCACCCCCTCCCtaccagccccagccaggggctcaGCCGACTCCACCAGTCACCAAAGTGCCCCAGCCGCCGGCCTCTGCCATGCAGCCCCCCAAGAAGCCAAGCCCCCCAGAGTCCAAAAACTACGGCTCCTATGGAACTCAG GAGTcgacagcagcagccgccgcagcTGAGCTGCTGAAGCGGCAGGAGGAGCTGAACCGGAAGGCGGAGGAGCTGGACAGGCGGGAGCGGGAGCTGCAGAACGCAGCTTTGGGCAATGCTGCAA TCAGACAAAACAATTGGCCTCCGCTGCCCTCCTTCTGCCCCACGAAGCCCTGCTTCTACCAGGACATCCCCGTGGAGATCCCCACGGAGTTCCAGAAAACAGTCTCCTCCATGTACTACCTCTGGATGG CCAGCACCGTGACTCTCTTCCTGAACttcttggcctccctggcctggtTCTGCGTGGATCCCACAGCTGGTTCGGGCTTTGGCCTCTCTATCCTCTGGGTTCTCCTCTTCACACCCTGCTCCTTCCTGTGTTGGTACAGGCCAATGTACAAAGCCTTCCG gAGCGACAGCTCGTTCAACTTCTTTCTGTTCTTTTTCATCTTCTTCGTCCAGGACATTCTGTATGTGCTGCAGGCCATCGGCATCCCAGGCTCGGGATTCAG TGGCTGGATAGCAAGTCTAACGGTGCTGAGGAAAAACCAGGCTGCTGCTGTGATCATGATCCTGGTGGCCGTGTTCTTCACGGTGGTGGCCGTGCTGGGGATCATCATGCTGAAGAGG ATCCACTCCTTGTACCGCCGGACGGGTGCCAGCTTCCAGAAGGCACAGGAGGAGTTTGCCGCAGGCGTCTTCTCAAACCAGGCGGTGCGCACGGCAGCCGCCAATGCCGCGACGGGGGCAGCGAGCAGTGCCTTCCGGGCGCAGTAG
- the CLK2 gene encoding dual specificity protein kinase CLK2 isoform X2, producing MPHSRRYRSSERSSRGSYHERYRSRKHKRRRTRSRSSSSERDRRHRREDSYHVRSRSYDDHSSDRRAYDRRYCDSYRRNDYSRERGEAYYETEYRHSYEYRRSRDHDGSYRSCKSSRRNKHRRRRRRSRSFSRSSSRSRQSSRRAKSVEDDDEGHLIYRVGDWLQERYEIISTLGEGTFGRVVQCVDHRRGGARVALKIIKNVEKYKEAARLEINVLEKINEKDPENKNLCVQMFDWFDYHGHMCISFELLGLSTFDFLKDNNYLPYPIHQVRHMAYQVCQAVKFLHDNKLTHTDLKPENILFVNSDYELTYNLEKKRDERSVKSTAIRVVDFGSATFDHEHHSTIVSTRHYRAPEVLLELGWTQPCDVWSIGCIVFEYYVGFTLFQTHDNREHLAMMERILGPIPSRMIRKTRKQKYFYHGRLDWDENTSAGRYVRENCKPLRRYLTSEAEDHHHLFDLIESMLEYEPSKRITLAEALKHPFFDMLKTEPSTKVWDSSRDISR from the exons ATGCCTCACTCCAGAAGGTACCGCTCGTCGGAGCGCAGCAGCCGAGGCAGCTATCACGAGCGCTACAGAAGCCGCAAGCACAAGAGGCGGCGGACGCGGTCCCGGTCAAGCAGCAGTGAGCGTGACCGGCGGCACCGGCGGGAAGACAGTTACCACGTTCGCTCCAGGAG ctatGACGACCACTCTTCGGACAGGAGAGCCTATGACAGGCGCTACTGTGACAGCTACAGGCGGAATGACTACAGCCGTGAACGAGGGGAAGCCTACTACGAAACTGAGTACCGCCACTCTTATGAGTACCGGCGCTCCCGGGACCATGACGGCAGCTACCGGAGCTGCAAAAGCAGCCGGCGTAATAAACACAGGCGGAGACGGCGCCGCAGCCGGTCCTTTAGCCGCTCCTCATCG CGGAGTCGACAGAGCAGCAGAAGGGCCAAGAGTGTGGAGGACGACGACGAGGGGCATCTGATCTATCGCGTCGGCGACTGGCTACAAGAAAGAT atGAGATTATTAGCACCTTAGGGGAAGGCACGTTTGGCAGAGTGGTGCAGTGTGTGGATCACCGGAG aggggGCGCACGCGTCGCCCTAAAAATCATAAAAAACGTGGAGAAATATAAAGAGGCTGCTCGGCTGGAGATTAACGTGCTGGAGAAAATCAATGAGAAGGATCCAGAGAATAAGAA CCTGTGTGTGCAGATGTTTGACTGGTTTGATTACCACGGCCACATGTGCATCTCCTTTGAACTGCTGGGGCTCAGCACCTTTGACTTTCTGAAGGACAACAACTACCTGCCCTACCCGATCCACCAAGTGCGGCATATGGCTTACCAGGTGTGCCAGGCTGTGAAAT TTCTGCATGACAATAAACTCACTCACACGGACCTCAAACCCGAGAACATCCTCTTTGTGAACTCGGATTATGAACTCACCTATAATCTGGAAAAG AAGCGAGATGAGCGGAGCGTGAAGAGCACGGCCATCAGAGTGGTTGATTTTGGCAGTGCAACGTTTGATCATGAGCATCACAGCACCATTGTCTCCACCAGGCACTACCGAGCCCCAGAGGTCCTACTGG AACTCGGCTGGACCCAGCCCTGTGACGTGTGGAGCATCGGCTGCATTGTCTTCGAGTATTATGTGGGCTTCACCCTGTTCCAG ACTCATGACAACCGGGAGCATCTGGCCATGATGGAGAGGATCCTGGGTCCGATTCCTTCCCGGATGATCCGAAAGACCAG GAAGCAGAAATATTTCTACCATGGTCGCTTGGATTGGGACGAGAACACCTCTGCAGGCCGCTATGTCCGGGAGAACTGCAAACCACTGCGG AGATACCTGACCTCTGAGGCTGAGGACCACCACCATCTCTTCGACCTCATCGAGAGCATGCTGGAGTATGAGCCGTCAAAGCGCATCACTCTGGCCGAGGCCCTCAAACACCCATTCTTCGACATGCTGAAAACAGAGCCAAGCACAAAAGTGTGGGACTCTAGCCGAGACATCAGCCGGTGA